A genomic segment from Odontesthes bonariensis isolate fOdoBon6 chromosome 8, fOdoBon6.hap1, whole genome shotgun sequence encodes:
- the LOC142385218 gene encoding cryptochrome-1-like isoform X2, translated as MVINTIHWFRKGLRLHDNPSLKESLLGADTVRCVYILDPWFAGSSNVGINRWRFLLQSLEDLDSSLRKLNSRLFVIRGQPTDVFPRLFKEWKITRLSYEYDSEPFGKERDAAIRKLASEAGVEVTVRISHTLYDLDRIIELNGGQSPLTYKRFQTLISRMDAVEMPADVITADIMGKCSTPLSEDHDDKFGVPSLEELGFDTEGLSSAVWPGGETEALTRLERHLERKAWVANFERPRMNANSLLASPTGLSPYLRFGCLSCRLFYFKLTDLYRKVKKNSSPPLSLYGQLLWREFFYTTATNNPCFDKMESNPICVQIPWDRNAEALAKWAEGRTGFPWIDAIMTQLRQEGWIHHLARHAVACFLTRGDLWISWEEGMKVFEELLLDADWSVNAGSWMWLSCSSFFQQFFHCYCPVGFGRRTDPNGDYIRRYLPILRGFPAKYIYDPWNAPEAVQKAAKCIIGVHYPKPMVNHAEASRINIERMKQIYQQLSCYRGLGLLATVPSNSNGIGNNETSSDAMGFSVEASHEAAAPSAYQMPVHSQGDWQSGVMMYLQNDQQNNISTQQQGYTASSSMMCYTQGTQQIPGLPLQKGTEHYPTSHSSGKRPNEDSGNGRGSKVQRHSKH; from the exons ATGGTCATTAATACGATCCACTGGTTCAGGAAGGGCTTGCGGCTCCACGACAACCCGTCCCTCAAAGAATCTCTGCTGGGAGCGGATACCGTCCGCTGCGTCTACATCCTCGACCCCTGGTTCGCGGGATCTTCCAACGTTGGGATCAACAGGTGGAG GTTCTTACTACAGAGTCTTGAGGACTTGGACTCCAGCCTCCGTAAGCTCAACTCTCGTCTGTTTGTGATTCGAGGCCAACCCACTGATGTCTTCCCCAGACTCTTCAAG GAATGGAAGATTACTCGCCTGTCTTATGAGTACGACTCTGAGCCTTTTGGCAAAGAGCGAGATGCTGCCATTAGGAAGCTGGCCTCTGAGGCTGGAGTGGAGGTGACCGTTCGCATCTCCCACACACTCTATGACCTGGACAG GATCATAGAGTTGAACGGGGGTCAATCTCCCCTCACCTACAAACGGTTCCAGACTCTTATCAGTCGTATGGATGCGGTGGAGATGCCCGCAGACGTTATTACAGCTGATATCATGGGGAAATGCTCAACGCCGCTGTCTGAAGACCACGATGACAAGTTTGGGGTCCCTTCCCTGGAGGAGCTGG GTTTTGATACTGAAGGTCTGTCCTCAGCTGTGTGGCCAGGAGGAGAAACTGAAGCTCTCACACGATTAGAGAGACATTTGGAGAGGAAG GCATGGGTGGCCAACTTTGAGCGTCCCAGAATGAATGCCAACTCGCTGCTCGCCAGCCCGACAGGCCTCAGCCCATACCTGCGCTTCGGCTGCCTCTCCTGTCGCCTCTTCTACTTCAAACTCACCGACCTCTACAGGAAG GTGAAGAAGAACAGCTCCCCCCCTCTCTCGCTCTATGGCCAGCTGCTGTGGCGTGAGTTTTTCTACACAACTGCCACCAACAACCCCTGCTTTGACAAGATGGAGAGTAACCCCATCTGCGTTCAGATCCCCTGGGACCGCAACGCCGAGGCACTGGCCAAGTGGGCGGAGGGTCGGACCGGCTTCCCCTGGATTGACGCCATCATGACTCAGCTGAGGCAGGAAGGCTGGATCCACCACTTGGCCAGACACGCAGTGGCCTGTTTCCTGACGAGAGGAGACCTGTGGATCAGCTGGGAGGAGGGCATGAAG GTGTTtgaggagctgctgctggatgcAGACTGGAGTGTGAACGCAGGCAGCTGGATGTGGCTCTCCTGCAGCTCTTTCTTCCAGCAGTTCTTCCATTGCTACTGTCCCGTTGGTTTTGGCCGACGAACTGACCCCAATGGAGATTACATACG GCGCTACCTGCCCATTCTGCGGGGATTTCCGGCCAAGTACATTTATGACCCCTGGAACGCTCCTGAGGCTGTGCAGAAAGCAGCAAAATGTATCATCGGCGTGCATTATCCAAAGCCCATGGTGAACCACGCCGAGGCCAGCCGCATCAACATCGAGCGAATGAAACAGATCTATCAGCAGCTCTCCTGTTACAGGGGTCTCG GCCTTTTGGCTACAGTTCCATCCAACTCTAATGGTATTGGAAACAATGAGACATCCTCAGATGCGATGGGATTCTCCGTTGAGGCCTCGCATGAGGCTGCAGCTCCATCTG CTTATCAGATGCCAGTTCACTCCCAGGGAGACTGGCAGAGTGGCGTCATGATGTACCTGCAGAACGatcaacaaaacaacatcagcacACAACAGCAAG GTTACACAGCCAGTAGCAGTATGATGTGTTACACTCAAGGCACGCAGCAGATTCCTGGTCTGCCCCTTCAAAAAG GAACTGAGCACTATCCCACAAGTCACAGCAGTGGCAAACGGCCCAATGAAGACTCTGGGAACGGCAGAGGCTCTAAAGTCCAAAGACATAGCAAGCACTAG
- the LOC142385218 gene encoding cryptochrome-1-like isoform X1 — protein MVINTIHWFRKGLRLHDNPSLKESLLGADTVRCVYILDPWFAGSSNVGINRWRFLLQSLEDLDSSLRKLNSRLFVIRGQPTDVFPRLFKEWKITRLSYEYDSEPFGKERDAAIRKLASEAGVEVTVRISHTLYDLDRIIELNGGQSPLTYKRFQTLISRMDAVEMPADVITADIMGKCSTPLSEDHDDKFGVPSLEELGFDTEGLSSAVWPGGETEALTRLERHLERKAWVANFERPRMNANSLLASPTGLSPYLRFGCLSCRLFYFKLTDLYRKVKKNSSPPLSLYGQLLWREFFYTTATNNPCFDKMESNPICVQIPWDRNAEALAKWAEGRTGFPWIDAIMTQLRQEGWIHHLARHAVACFLTRGDLWISWEEGMKVFEELLLDADWSVNAGSWMWLSCSSFFQQFFHCYCPVGFGRRTDPNGDYIRRYLPILRGFPAKYIYDPWNAPEAVQKAAKCIIGVHYPKPMVNHAEASRINIERMKQIYQQLSCYRGLGLLATVPSNSNGIGNNETSSDAMGFSVEASHEAAAPSAYQMPVHSQGDWQSGVMMYLQNDQQNNISTQQQVPGYTASSSMMCYTQGTQQIPGLPLQKGTEHYPTSHSSGKRPNEDSGNGRGSKVQRHSKH, from the exons ATGGTCATTAATACGATCCACTGGTTCAGGAAGGGCTTGCGGCTCCACGACAACCCGTCCCTCAAAGAATCTCTGCTGGGAGCGGATACCGTCCGCTGCGTCTACATCCTCGACCCCTGGTTCGCGGGATCTTCCAACGTTGGGATCAACAGGTGGAG GTTCTTACTACAGAGTCTTGAGGACTTGGACTCCAGCCTCCGTAAGCTCAACTCTCGTCTGTTTGTGATTCGAGGCCAACCCACTGATGTCTTCCCCAGACTCTTCAAG GAATGGAAGATTACTCGCCTGTCTTATGAGTACGACTCTGAGCCTTTTGGCAAAGAGCGAGATGCTGCCATTAGGAAGCTGGCCTCTGAGGCTGGAGTGGAGGTGACCGTTCGCATCTCCCACACACTCTATGACCTGGACAG GATCATAGAGTTGAACGGGGGTCAATCTCCCCTCACCTACAAACGGTTCCAGACTCTTATCAGTCGTATGGATGCGGTGGAGATGCCCGCAGACGTTATTACAGCTGATATCATGGGGAAATGCTCAACGCCGCTGTCTGAAGACCACGATGACAAGTTTGGGGTCCCTTCCCTGGAGGAGCTGG GTTTTGATACTGAAGGTCTGTCCTCAGCTGTGTGGCCAGGAGGAGAAACTGAAGCTCTCACACGATTAGAGAGACATTTGGAGAGGAAG GCATGGGTGGCCAACTTTGAGCGTCCCAGAATGAATGCCAACTCGCTGCTCGCCAGCCCGACAGGCCTCAGCCCATACCTGCGCTTCGGCTGCCTCTCCTGTCGCCTCTTCTACTTCAAACTCACCGACCTCTACAGGAAG GTGAAGAAGAACAGCTCCCCCCCTCTCTCGCTCTATGGCCAGCTGCTGTGGCGTGAGTTTTTCTACACAACTGCCACCAACAACCCCTGCTTTGACAAGATGGAGAGTAACCCCATCTGCGTTCAGATCCCCTGGGACCGCAACGCCGAGGCACTGGCCAAGTGGGCGGAGGGTCGGACCGGCTTCCCCTGGATTGACGCCATCATGACTCAGCTGAGGCAGGAAGGCTGGATCCACCACTTGGCCAGACACGCAGTGGCCTGTTTCCTGACGAGAGGAGACCTGTGGATCAGCTGGGAGGAGGGCATGAAG GTGTTtgaggagctgctgctggatgcAGACTGGAGTGTGAACGCAGGCAGCTGGATGTGGCTCTCCTGCAGCTCTTTCTTCCAGCAGTTCTTCCATTGCTACTGTCCCGTTGGTTTTGGCCGACGAACTGACCCCAATGGAGATTACATACG GCGCTACCTGCCCATTCTGCGGGGATTTCCGGCCAAGTACATTTATGACCCCTGGAACGCTCCTGAGGCTGTGCAGAAAGCAGCAAAATGTATCATCGGCGTGCATTATCCAAAGCCCATGGTGAACCACGCCGAGGCCAGCCGCATCAACATCGAGCGAATGAAACAGATCTATCAGCAGCTCTCCTGTTACAGGGGTCTCG GCCTTTTGGCTACAGTTCCATCCAACTCTAATGGTATTGGAAACAATGAGACATCCTCAGATGCGATGGGATTCTCCGTTGAGGCCTCGCATGAGGCTGCAGCTCCATCTG CTTATCAGATGCCAGTTCACTCCCAGGGAGACTGGCAGAGTGGCGTCATGATGTACCTGCAGAACGatcaacaaaacaacatcagcacACAACAGCAAG ttccagGTTACACAGCCAGTAGCAGTATGATGTGTTACACTCAAGGCACGCAGCAGATTCCTGGTCTGCCCCTTCAAAAAG GAACTGAGCACTATCCCACAAGTCACAGCAGTGGCAAACGGCCCAATGAAGACTCTGGGAACGGCAGAGGCTCTAAAGTCCAAAGACATAGCAAGCACTAG
- the tnnt2c gene encoding troponin T2c, cardiac isoform X2, whose protein sequence is MWDTEEIVEEYEQEEEENEHEEGTKPRHKTTYVPNMAPPKLPDGEKVDFDDLHRKRLEKDFNDLQGLIELHFSNRQKEEEELLSLRSRIERRRSDRADQQRVRTEQERERQTRLAEERSRREEEAAKLRAEEEAKKKMVFSNKSFGGYLQKVDQKKGKKLTAREEKKKALMERRKPLNIDHLNQEKLAEKAQELWQWLLQLHAEKFELGEKLKRQRYDIYVLRNRVSDHQRGSKTSKTSRGAKGKSGSWK, encoded by the exons ATGTGGGACACTGAAGAAATTGTTGAGGAGTATGAGCAGGAAGAGGAG gagaatgagcacgaagaaggtACCAAACCACGGCATAAGACAACATATGTGCCAAACATGGCTCCTCCAAAGCTACCCGATGGTGAGAAGGTCGATTTCGATGACCTCCACCGCAAGAGGCTAGAAAAGGATTTCAATGACCTCCAGGGCCTCATTGAGCTGCATTTTTCTAACCgtcagaaggaggaggaagaactgCTTTCTCTCCGCAGCCGCATCGAACGCCGCCGCTCTGACAGGGCTGATCAGCAGCGTGTTCGTACAGAGCAGGAACGTGAGCGCCAAACACGACTGGCCGAGGAGAGGTCGAGGCGCGAGGAAGAGGCGGCCAAACTGCGCGCCGAGGAGGAGGCCAAGAAGAAGATGGTATTCTCCAACAAGTCATTCGGTGGCTACCTGCAGAAAGTGGACCAGAAGAAGGGCAAGAAGCTGACGGCTcgtgaggagaagaagaaggccCTGATGGAGCGCAGGAAGCCGCTCAACATCGACCACCTGAACCAGGAGAAGCTGGCGGAGAAGGCGCAGGAACTCTGGCAGTGGCTCCTTCAGCTGCACGCTGAGAAGTTTGAGCTGGGGGAAAAGCTCAAGAGGCAGAGGTACGACATCTATGTGCTCCGAAACCGAGTCAGTGACCACCAGAGGGGCTCCAAGACATCCAAGACCTCCCGCGGGGCCAAGGGCAAGTCTGGCTCCTGGAAGTGA
- the tnnt2c gene encoding troponin T2c, cardiac isoform X5: MWDTEEIVEEYEQEEETTYVPNMAPPKLPDGEKVDFDDLHRKRLEKDFNDLQGLIELHFSNRQKEEEELLSLRSRIERRRSDRADQQRVRTEQERERQTRLAEERSRREEEAAKLRAEEEAKKKMVFSNKSFGGYLQKVDQKKGKKLTAREEKKKALMERRKPLNIDHLNQEKLAEKAQELWQWLLQLHAEKFELGEKLKRQRYDIYVLRNRVSDHQRGSKTSKTSRGAKGKSGSWK, encoded by the exons ATGTGGGACACTGAAGAAATTGTTGAGGAGTATGAGCAGGAAGAGGAG ACAACATATGTGCCAAACATGGCTCCTCCAAAGCTACCCGATGGTGAGAAGGTCGATTTCGATGACCTCCACCGCAAGAGGCTAGAAAAGGATTTCAATGACCTCCAGGGCCTCATTGAGCTGCATTTTTCTAACCgtcagaaggaggaggaagaactgCTTTCTCTCCGCAGCCGCATCGAACGCCGCCGCTCTGACAGGGCTGATCAGCAGCGTGTTCGTACAGAGCAGGAACGTGAGCGCCAAACACGACTGGCCGAGGAGAGGTCGAGGCGCGAGGAAGAGGCGGCCAAACTGCGCGCCGAGGAGGAGGCCAAGAAGAAGATGGTATTCTCCAACAAGTCATTCGGTGGCTACCTGCAGAAAGTGGACCAGAAGAAGGGCAAGAAGCTGACGGCTcgtgaggagaagaagaaggccCTGATGGAGCGCAGGAAGCCGCTCAACATCGACCACCTGAACCAGGAGAAGCTGGCGGAGAAGGCGCAGGAACTCTGGCAGTGGCTCCTTCAGCTGCACGCTGAGAAGTTTGAGCTGGGGGAAAAGCTCAAGAGGCAGAGGTACGACATCTATGTGCTCCGAAACCGAGTCAGTGACCACCAGAGGGGCTCCAAGACATCCAAGACCTCCCGCGGGGCCAAGGGCAAGTCTGGCTCCTGGAAGTGA
- the tnnt2c gene encoding troponin T2c, cardiac isoform X3, with the protein MWDTEEIVEEYEQEEEHEEGTKPRHKTTYVPNMAPPKLPDGEKVDFDDLHRKRLEKDFNDLQGLIELHFSNRQKEEEELLSLRSRIERRRSDRADQQRVRTEQERERQTRLAEERSRREEEAAKLRAEEEAKKKMVFSNKSFGGYLQKVDQKKGKKLTAREEKKKALMERRKPLNIDHLNQEKLAEKAQELWQWLLQLHAEKFELGEKLKRQRYDIYVLRNRVSDHQRGSKTSKTSRGAKGKSGSWK; encoded by the exons ATGTGGGACACTGAAGAAATTGTTGAGGAGTATGAGCAGGAAGAGGAG cacgaagaaggtACCAAACCACGGCATAAGACAACATATGTGCCAAACATGGCTCCTCCAAAGCTACCCGATGGTGAGAAGGTCGATTTCGATGACCTCCACCGCAAGAGGCTAGAAAAGGATTTCAATGACCTCCAGGGCCTCATTGAGCTGCATTTTTCTAACCgtcagaaggaggaggaagaactgCTTTCTCTCCGCAGCCGCATCGAACGCCGCCGCTCTGACAGGGCTGATCAGCAGCGTGTTCGTACAGAGCAGGAACGTGAGCGCCAAACACGACTGGCCGAGGAGAGGTCGAGGCGCGAGGAAGAGGCGGCCAAACTGCGCGCCGAGGAGGAGGCCAAGAAGAAGATGGTATTCTCCAACAAGTCATTCGGTGGCTACCTGCAGAAAGTGGACCAGAAGAAGGGCAAGAAGCTGACGGCTcgtgaggagaagaagaaggccCTGATGGAGCGCAGGAAGCCGCTCAACATCGACCACCTGAACCAGGAGAAGCTGGCGGAGAAGGCGCAGGAACTCTGGCAGTGGCTCCTTCAGCTGCACGCTGAGAAGTTTGAGCTGGGGGAAAAGCTCAAGAGGCAGAGGTACGACATCTATGTGCTCCGAAACCGAGTCAGTGACCACCAGAGGGGCTCCAAGACATCCAAGACCTCCCGCGGGGCCAAGGGCAAGTCTGGCTCCTGGAAGTGA
- the tnnt2c gene encoding troponin T2c, cardiac isoform X4 has translation MWDTEEIVEEYEQEEEVSTKPRHKTTYVPNMAPPKLPDGEKVDFDDLHRKRLEKDFNDLQGLIELHFSNRQKEEEELLSLRSRIERRRSDRADQQRVRTEQERERQTRLAEERSRREEEAAKLRAEEEAKKKMVFSNKSFGGYLQKVDQKKGKKLTAREEKKKALMERRKPLNIDHLNQEKLAEKAQELWQWLLQLHAEKFELGEKLKRQRYDIYVLRNRVSDHQRGSKTSKTSRGAKGKSGSWK, from the exons ATGTGGGACACTGAAGAAATTGTTGAGGAGTATGAGCAGGAAGAGGAGGTGA gtACCAAACCACGGCATAAGACAACATATGTGCCAAACATGGCTCCTCCAAAGCTACCCGATGGTGAGAAGGTCGATTTCGATGACCTCCACCGCAAGAGGCTAGAAAAGGATTTCAATGACCTCCAGGGCCTCATTGAGCTGCATTTTTCTAACCgtcagaaggaggaggaagaactgCTTTCTCTCCGCAGCCGCATCGAACGCCGCCGCTCTGACAGGGCTGATCAGCAGCGTGTTCGTACAGAGCAGGAACGTGAGCGCCAAACACGACTGGCCGAGGAGAGGTCGAGGCGCGAGGAAGAGGCGGCCAAACTGCGCGCCGAGGAGGAGGCCAAGAAGAAGATGGTATTCTCCAACAAGTCATTCGGTGGCTACCTGCAGAAAGTGGACCAGAAGAAGGGCAAGAAGCTGACGGCTcgtgaggagaagaagaaggccCTGATGGAGCGCAGGAAGCCGCTCAACATCGACCACCTGAACCAGGAGAAGCTGGCGGAGAAGGCGCAGGAACTCTGGCAGTGGCTCCTTCAGCTGCACGCTGAGAAGTTTGAGCTGGGGGAAAAGCTCAAGAGGCAGAGGTACGACATCTATGTGCTCCGAAACCGAGTCAGTGACCACCAGAGGGGCTCCAAGACATCCAAGACCTCCCGCGGGGCCAAGGGCAAGTCTGGCTCCTGGAAGTGA
- the tnnt2c gene encoding troponin T2c, cardiac isoform X1 — MWDTEEIVEEYEQEEEVSEEDTEEEDGKEEKKEEENEHEEGTKPRHKTTYVPNMAPPKLPDGEKVDFDDLHRKRLEKDFNDLQGLIELHFSNRQKEEEELLSLRSRIERRRSDRADQQRVRTEQERERQTRLAEERSRREEEAAKLRAEEEAKKKMVFSNKSFGGYLQKVDQKKGKKLTAREEKKKALMERRKPLNIDHLNQEKLAEKAQELWQWLLQLHAEKFELGEKLKRQRYDIYVLRNRVSDHQRGSKTSKTSRGAKGKSGSWK; from the coding sequence ATGTGGGACACTGAAGAAATTGTTGAGGAGTATGAGCAGGAAGAGGAGGTGAGTGAGGAGGACACTGAAGAGGAAGACGGgaaggaagaaaagaaagaggaggagaatgagcacgaagaaggtACCAAACCACGGCATAAGACAACATATGTGCCAAACATGGCTCCTCCAAAGCTACCCGATGGTGAGAAGGTCGATTTCGATGACCTCCACCGCAAGAGGCTAGAAAAGGATTTCAATGACCTCCAGGGCCTCATTGAGCTGCATTTTTCTAACCgtcagaaggaggaggaagaactgCTTTCTCTCCGCAGCCGCATCGAACGCCGCCGCTCTGACAGGGCTGATCAGCAGCGTGTTCGTACAGAGCAGGAACGTGAGCGCCAAACACGACTGGCCGAGGAGAGGTCGAGGCGCGAGGAAGAGGCGGCCAAACTGCGCGCCGAGGAGGAGGCCAAGAAGAAGATGGTATTCTCCAACAAGTCATTCGGTGGCTACCTGCAGAAAGTGGACCAGAAGAAGGGCAAGAAGCTGACGGCTcgtgaggagaagaagaaggccCTGATGGAGCGCAGGAAGCCGCTCAACATCGACCACCTGAACCAGGAGAAGCTGGCGGAGAAGGCGCAGGAACTCTGGCAGTGGCTCCTTCAGCTGCACGCTGAGAAGTTTGAGCTGGGGGAAAAGCTCAAGAGGCAGAGGTACGACATCTATGTGCTCCGAAACCGAGTCAGTGACCACCAGAGGGGCTCCAAGACATCCAAGACCTCCCGCGGGGCCAAGGGCAAGTCTGGCTCCTGGAAGTGA